Proteins encoded in a region of the Bactrocera tryoni isolate S06 chromosome 4, CSIRO_BtryS06_freeze2, whole genome shotgun sequence genome:
- the LOC120773831 gene encoding cytoplasmic dynein 1 intermediate chain isoform X7, whose amino-acid sequence MDRKAELERKKAKLAALREEKDRRRREKEMKDMEEAAGRIGGGVGIDKDQRKDLDEMLSSLGVAPVSEVLSSLSSVNSLTSDNSNTQTPDASLQANMNGVGGGKKQPLNLSVYNVQATNIPPKETLVYSKQTQTTSTGGHERDAHATDYYVLAFDAQGDDEESSLPHLEHGFTSKLPPGYLTHGLPTVKDVAPAITPLEQKKEQEEKKEIKELSEEQKQMIILTDEFQHFMLRAGRIVERALSESVDIYTDYIGAGDNEDTNDEKTHARLSLNRVFYDERWSKNRCITCMDWSTHFPELVAASYHNNEESPNEPDGVVMVWNTKYKKHTPEDIFHCQSAVMSTCFAKFNPNLILGGTYSGQIVLWDNRVQKRTPMQRTPLSAAAHTHPVYCLQVVGTQNAHNVISISSDGKLCSWSLDMLSHPQDTLELQQQRPSKSIAVTCMAFPANEINNLVMGSEDGYVYSACRHGSRTGVNEVFEKHLGPVTGISTHYNQSSPDFGHLFLTSSIDWTIKLWSMKDTKPLYSFEDNSDYVMDVAWSPIHPALFAAVDGSGRLDLWNLNQDTEVPTASVMVGGAPALNRVSWTPSGLHVTIGDDTGKLYVYDVTDHLAQPSRDEWSRFNATLNELKMNQSDDV is encoded by the exons ATGGATCGCAAAGCTGAGCTGGAACGTAAAAAGGCCAAATTGGCCGCCCTCCGTGAGGAGAAGGACCGTCGTAGGCGTGAAAAAGAAATGAAGGATATGGAAGAAGCGGCTGGACGCATAGGTGGTGGTGTCGGCATTGACAAGGATCAACGAAA agattTGGATGAAATGCTATCCTCACTGGGAGTTGCGCCCGTATCGGAGGTATTGTCATCTTTGTCATCCGTTAACTCTCTAACATCGGACAACTCCAACACTCAAACGCCGGACGCAAGTCTACAAGCAAATATGAATGGTGTTGG CGGTGGCAAAAAGCAGCCTTTGAATTTGAGTGTTTACAACGTGCAGGCCACCAACATTCCACCTAAAGAAACATTGGTTTACTCAAAGCAAACCCAAACCACTAGCACCGGTGGACACGAACGTGATG CTCATGCTACGGATTATTACG TGCTTGCATTTGATGCCCAAGGAGATGACGAAGAGAGTTCTCTGCCACATCTGGAGCATGGTTTCACTTCGAAGTTGCCACCCGGCTACTTGACGCACGGTCTGCCAACGGTGAAGGATGTAGCACCGGCCATAACACCGCTGGAGCAGAAGAAGGAACAGGAGGAGAAAAAGGAGA TTAAGGAACTTTCGGAGGAGCAGAAGCAGATGATCATACTTACCGATGAGTTTCAACATTTCATGCTACGCGCCGGACGCATCGTTGAGCGCGCACTCTCCGAGAGTGTTGACATTTACACGGATTACATTGGCGCCGGCGACAATGAAGATACGAACGATGAGAAAACACACGCACGATTGTCGCTGAATCGGGTCTTCTACGATGAACGTTGGTCGAAGAATCGTTGCATCACCTGCATGGATTGGTCAACACATTTCCCTGAATTGGTAGCCGCCTCGTATCACAATAACGAGGAGAGCCCCAACGAACCGGACGGTGTTGTTATGGTTTGGAATACGAAGTACAAGAAGCATACACCTGAAGATATTTTCCACTGTCAAAGCGCTGTGATGTCAACATGTTTTGCTAAGTTTAATCCTAATTTAATATTGGGCGGCACTTACTCGGGTCAGATTGTGCTTTGGGATAATCGTGTGCAAAAACGCACACCAATGCAACGAACGCCATTAAGCGCCGCTGCACATACACATCCAGTCTATTGTCTGCAAGTGGTTGGCACACAAAATGCTCACAATGTCATCTCTATCTCTTCGGATGGCAAGCTGTGCTCTTGGAGTTTGGATATGTTATCGCATCCACAGGACACTTTGGAGTTGCAACAGCAACGTCCATCGAAATCGATTGCAGTCACATGTATGGCATTCCCGGCGAATGAGATTAACAATTTAGTGATGGGCAGTGAGGATGGTTATGTGTATTCAG CTTGTCGCCATGGTTCGCGCACTGGCGTAAATGAAGTCTTCGAAAAACACTTGGGACCGGTAACAGGAATCTCCACGCACTACAACCAATCGTCGCCTGATTTTGGACATCTCTTCCTAACTTCCTCCATCGATTGGACTATTAAACTCTGGTCTATGAAG GACACTAAACCCTTATACTCATTTGAGGATAATTCAGACTATGTCATGGATGTCGCATGGTCGCCCATTCATCCGGCACTGTTTGCTGCTGTCGATGGTAGCGGTCGTCTTGATTTATGGAATCTAAATCAAGATACTGAAGTACCCACAGCATCTGTTATGGTTGGTGGTGCGCCAGCGCTTAATCGTGTATCGTGGACACCGTCTGGGCTGCATGTGACCATCGGCGATGATACAGGCAAACTGTACGTTTACGATGTCACTGATCATTTGGCGCAGCCGTCACGTGATGAATGGTCGCGTTTCAATGCGACACTCAATGAGCTCAAAATGAATCAAAGCGATGATgtttaa
- the LOC120773831 gene encoding cytoplasmic dynein 1 intermediate chain isoform X2 translates to MDRKAELERKKAKLAALREEKDRRRREKEMKDMEEAAGRIGGGVGIDKDQRKDLDEMLSSLGVAPVSEVLSSLSSVNSLTSDNSNTQTPDASLQANMNGVGGGKKQPLNLSVYNVQATNIPPKETLVYSKQTQTTSTGGHERDVLSCHSSPLSGYMEDWWRPRKAHATDYYDEYNLNPGLEWEDEFTDDEESSLPHLEHGFTSKLPPGYLTHGLPTVKDVAPAITPLEQKKEQEEKKEIKELSEEQKQMIILTDEFQHFMLRAGRIVERALSESVDIYTDYIGAGDNEDTNDEKTHARLSLNRVFYDERWSKNRCITCMDWSTHFPELVAASYHNNEESPNEPDGVVMVWNTKYKKHTPEDIFHCQSAVMSTCFAKFNPNLILGGTYSGQIVLWDNRVQKRTPMQRTPLSAAAHTHPVYCLQVVGTQNAHNVISISSDGKLCSWSLDMLSHPQDTLELQQQRPSKSIAVTCMAFPANEINNLVMGSEDGYVYSACRHGSRTGVNEVFEKHLGPVTGISTHYNQSSPDFGHLFLTSSIDWTIKLWSMKDTKPLYSFEDNSDYVMDVAWSPIHPALFAAVDGSGRLDLWNLNQDTEVPTASVMVGGAPALNRVSWTPSGLHVTIGDDTGKLYVYDVTDHLAQPSRDEWSRFNATLNELKMNQSDDV, encoded by the exons ATGGATCGCAAAGCTGAGCTGGAACGTAAAAAGGCCAAATTGGCCGCCCTCCGTGAGGAGAAGGACCGTCGTAGGCGTGAAAAAGAAATGAAGGATATGGAAGAAGCGGCTGGACGCATAGGTGGTGGTGTCGGCATTGACAAGGATCAACGAAA agattTGGATGAAATGCTATCCTCACTGGGAGTTGCGCCCGTATCGGAGGTATTGTCATCTTTGTCATCCGTTAACTCTCTAACATCGGACAACTCCAACACTCAAACGCCGGACGCAAGTCTACAAGCAAATATGAATGGTGTTGG CGGTGGCAAAAAGCAGCCTTTGAATTTGAGTGTTTACAACGTGCAGGCCACCAACATTCCACCTAAAGAAACATTGGTTTACTCAAAGCAAACCCAAACCACTAGCACCGGTGGACACGAACGTGATG tTCTTTCTTGCCACTCCTCACCTCTATCAGGATACATGGAGGATTGGTGGAGACCACGCAAAG CTCATGCTACGGATTATTACG ACGAATACAATCTAAATCCGGGTTTAGAGTGGGAGGATGAATTCACAG ATGACGAAGAGAGTTCTCTGCCACATCTGGAGCATGGTTTCACTTCGAAGTTGCCACCCGGCTACTTGACGCACGGTCTGCCAACGGTGAAGGATGTAGCACCGGCCATAACACCGCTGGAGCAGAAGAAGGAACAGGAGGAGAAAAAGGAGA TTAAGGAACTTTCGGAGGAGCAGAAGCAGATGATCATACTTACCGATGAGTTTCAACATTTCATGCTACGCGCCGGACGCATCGTTGAGCGCGCACTCTCCGAGAGTGTTGACATTTACACGGATTACATTGGCGCCGGCGACAATGAAGATACGAACGATGAGAAAACACACGCACGATTGTCGCTGAATCGGGTCTTCTACGATGAACGTTGGTCGAAGAATCGTTGCATCACCTGCATGGATTGGTCAACACATTTCCCTGAATTGGTAGCCGCCTCGTATCACAATAACGAGGAGAGCCCCAACGAACCGGACGGTGTTGTTATGGTTTGGAATACGAAGTACAAGAAGCATACACCTGAAGATATTTTCCACTGTCAAAGCGCTGTGATGTCAACATGTTTTGCTAAGTTTAATCCTAATTTAATATTGGGCGGCACTTACTCGGGTCAGATTGTGCTTTGGGATAATCGTGTGCAAAAACGCACACCAATGCAACGAACGCCATTAAGCGCCGCTGCACATACACATCCAGTCTATTGTCTGCAAGTGGTTGGCACACAAAATGCTCACAATGTCATCTCTATCTCTTCGGATGGCAAGCTGTGCTCTTGGAGTTTGGATATGTTATCGCATCCACAGGACACTTTGGAGTTGCAACAGCAACGTCCATCGAAATCGATTGCAGTCACATGTATGGCATTCCCGGCGAATGAGATTAACAATTTAGTGATGGGCAGTGAGGATGGTTATGTGTATTCAG CTTGTCGCCATGGTTCGCGCACTGGCGTAAATGAAGTCTTCGAAAAACACTTGGGACCGGTAACAGGAATCTCCACGCACTACAACCAATCGTCGCCTGATTTTGGACATCTCTTCCTAACTTCCTCCATCGATTGGACTATTAAACTCTGGTCTATGAAG GACACTAAACCCTTATACTCATTTGAGGATAATTCAGACTATGTCATGGATGTCGCATGGTCGCCCATTCATCCGGCACTGTTTGCTGCTGTCGATGGTAGCGGTCGTCTTGATTTATGGAATCTAAATCAAGATACTGAAGTACCCACAGCATCTGTTATGGTTGGTGGTGCGCCAGCGCTTAATCGTGTATCGTGGACACCGTCTGGGCTGCATGTGACCATCGGCGATGATACAGGCAAACTGTACGTTTACGATGTCACTGATCATTTGGCGCAGCCGTCACGTGATGAATGGTCGCGTTTCAATGCGACACTCAATGAGCTCAAAATGAATCAAAGCGATGATgtttaa
- the LOC120773831 gene encoding cytoplasmic dynein 1 intermediate chain isoform X5, whose translation MDRKAELERKKAKLAALREEKDRRRREKEMKDMEEAAGRIGGGVGIDKDQRKDLDEMLSSLGVAPVSEVLSSLSSVNSLTSDNSNTQTPDASLQANMNGVGGGKKQPLNLSVYNVQATNIPPKETLVYSKQTQTTSTGGHERDAHATDYYDEYNLNPGLEWEDEFTGDDEESSLPHLEHGFTSKLPPGYLTHGLPTVKDVAPAITPLEQKKEQEEKKEIKELSEEQKQMIILTDEFQHFMLRAGRIVERALSESVDIYTDYIGAGDNEDTNDEKTHARLSLNRVFYDERWSKNRCITCMDWSTHFPELVAASYHNNEESPNEPDGVVMVWNTKYKKHTPEDIFHCQSAVMSTCFAKFNPNLILGGTYSGQIVLWDNRVQKRTPMQRTPLSAAAHTHPVYCLQVVGTQNAHNVISISSDGKLCSWSLDMLSHPQDTLELQQQRPSKSIAVTCMAFPANEINNLVMGSEDGYVYSACRHGSRTGVNEVFEKHLGPVTGISTHYNQSSPDFGHLFLTSSIDWTIKLWSMKDTKPLYSFEDNSDYVMDVAWSPIHPALFAAVDGSGRLDLWNLNQDTEVPTASVMVGGAPALNRVSWTPSGLHVTIGDDTGKLYVYDVTDHLAQPSRDEWSRFNATLNELKMNQSDDV comes from the exons ATGGATCGCAAAGCTGAGCTGGAACGTAAAAAGGCCAAATTGGCCGCCCTCCGTGAGGAGAAGGACCGTCGTAGGCGTGAAAAAGAAATGAAGGATATGGAAGAAGCGGCTGGACGCATAGGTGGTGGTGTCGGCATTGACAAGGATCAACGAAA agattTGGATGAAATGCTATCCTCACTGGGAGTTGCGCCCGTATCGGAGGTATTGTCATCTTTGTCATCCGTTAACTCTCTAACATCGGACAACTCCAACACTCAAACGCCGGACGCAAGTCTACAAGCAAATATGAATGGTGTTGG CGGTGGCAAAAAGCAGCCTTTGAATTTGAGTGTTTACAACGTGCAGGCCACCAACATTCCACCTAAAGAAACATTGGTTTACTCAAAGCAAACCCAAACCACTAGCACCGGTGGACACGAACGTGATG CTCATGCTACGGATTATTACG ACGAATACAATCTAAATCCGGGTTTAGAGTGGGAGGATGAATTCACAG GAGATGACGAAGAGAGTTCTCTGCCACATCTGGAGCATGGTTTCACTTCGAAGTTGCCACCCGGCTACTTGACGCACGGTCTGCCAACGGTGAAGGATGTAGCACCGGCCATAACACCGCTGGAGCAGAAGAAGGAACAGGAGGAGAAAAAGGAGA TTAAGGAACTTTCGGAGGAGCAGAAGCAGATGATCATACTTACCGATGAGTTTCAACATTTCATGCTACGCGCCGGACGCATCGTTGAGCGCGCACTCTCCGAGAGTGTTGACATTTACACGGATTACATTGGCGCCGGCGACAATGAAGATACGAACGATGAGAAAACACACGCACGATTGTCGCTGAATCGGGTCTTCTACGATGAACGTTGGTCGAAGAATCGTTGCATCACCTGCATGGATTGGTCAACACATTTCCCTGAATTGGTAGCCGCCTCGTATCACAATAACGAGGAGAGCCCCAACGAACCGGACGGTGTTGTTATGGTTTGGAATACGAAGTACAAGAAGCATACACCTGAAGATATTTTCCACTGTCAAAGCGCTGTGATGTCAACATGTTTTGCTAAGTTTAATCCTAATTTAATATTGGGCGGCACTTACTCGGGTCAGATTGTGCTTTGGGATAATCGTGTGCAAAAACGCACACCAATGCAACGAACGCCATTAAGCGCCGCTGCACATACACATCCAGTCTATTGTCTGCAAGTGGTTGGCACACAAAATGCTCACAATGTCATCTCTATCTCTTCGGATGGCAAGCTGTGCTCTTGGAGTTTGGATATGTTATCGCATCCACAGGACACTTTGGAGTTGCAACAGCAACGTCCATCGAAATCGATTGCAGTCACATGTATGGCATTCCCGGCGAATGAGATTAACAATTTAGTGATGGGCAGTGAGGATGGTTATGTGTATTCAG CTTGTCGCCATGGTTCGCGCACTGGCGTAAATGAAGTCTTCGAAAAACACTTGGGACCGGTAACAGGAATCTCCACGCACTACAACCAATCGTCGCCTGATTTTGGACATCTCTTCCTAACTTCCTCCATCGATTGGACTATTAAACTCTGGTCTATGAAG GACACTAAACCCTTATACTCATTTGAGGATAATTCAGACTATGTCATGGATGTCGCATGGTCGCCCATTCATCCGGCACTGTTTGCTGCTGTCGATGGTAGCGGTCGTCTTGATTTATGGAATCTAAATCAAGATACTGAAGTACCCACAGCATCTGTTATGGTTGGTGGTGCGCCAGCGCTTAATCGTGTATCGTGGACACCGTCTGGGCTGCATGTGACCATCGGCGATGATACAGGCAAACTGTACGTTTACGATGTCACTGATCATTTGGCGCAGCCGTCACGTGATGAATGGTCGCGTTTCAATGCGACACTCAATGAGCTCAAAATGAATCAAAGCGATGATgtttaa
- the LOC120773831 gene encoding cytoplasmic dynein 1 intermediate chain isoform X8, whose amino-acid sequence MDRKAELERKKAKLAALREEKDRRRREKEMKDMEEAAGRIGGGVGIDKDQRKDLDEMLSSLGVAPVSEVLSSLSSVNSLTSDNSNTQTPDASLQANMNGVGGGKKQPLNLSVYNVQATNIPPKETLVYSKQTQTTSTGGHERDGYMEDWWRPRKAHATDYYDEYNLNPGLEWEDEFTGDDEESSLPHLEHGFTSKLPPGYLTHGLPTVKDVAPAITPLEQKKEQEEKKEIKELSEEQKQMIILTDEFQHFMLRAGRIVERALSESVDIYTDYIGAGDNEDTNDEKTHARLSLNRVFYDERWSKNRCITCMDWSTHFPELVAASYHNNEESPNEPDGVVMVWNTKYKKHTPEDIFHCQSAVMSTCFAKFNPNLILGGTYSGQIVLWDNRVQKRTPMQRTPLSAAAHTHPVYCLQVVGTQNAHNVISISSDGKLCSWSLDMLSHPQDTLELQQQRPSKSIAVTCMAFPANEINNLVMGSEDGYVYSACRHGSRTGVNEVFEKHLGPVTGISTHYNQSSPDFGHLFLTSSIDWTIKLWSMKDTKPLYSFEDNSDYVMDVAWSPIHPALFAAVDGSGRLDLWNLNQDTEVPTASVMVGGAPALNRVSWTPSGLHVTIGDDTGKLYVYDVTDHLAQPSRDEWSRFNATLNELKMNQSDDV is encoded by the exons ATGGATCGCAAAGCTGAGCTGGAACGTAAAAAGGCCAAATTGGCCGCCCTCCGTGAGGAGAAGGACCGTCGTAGGCGTGAAAAAGAAATGAAGGATATGGAAGAAGCGGCTGGACGCATAGGTGGTGGTGTCGGCATTGACAAGGATCAACGAAA agattTGGATGAAATGCTATCCTCACTGGGAGTTGCGCCCGTATCGGAGGTATTGTCATCTTTGTCATCCGTTAACTCTCTAACATCGGACAACTCCAACACTCAAACGCCGGACGCAAGTCTACAAGCAAATATGAATGGTGTTGG CGGTGGCAAAAAGCAGCCTTTGAATTTGAGTGTTTACAACGTGCAGGCCACCAACATTCCACCTAAAGAAACATTGGTTTACTCAAAGCAAACCCAAACCACTAGCACCGGTGGACACGAACGTGATG GATACATGGAGGATTGGTGGAGACCACGCAAAG CTCATGCTACGGATTATTACG ACGAATACAATCTAAATCCGGGTTTAGAGTGGGAGGATGAATTCACAG GAGATGACGAAGAGAGTTCTCTGCCACATCTGGAGCATGGTTTCACTTCGAAGTTGCCACCCGGCTACTTGACGCACGGTCTGCCAACGGTGAAGGATGTAGCACCGGCCATAACACCGCTGGAGCAGAAGAAGGAACAGGAGGAGAAAAAGGAGA TTAAGGAACTTTCGGAGGAGCAGAAGCAGATGATCATACTTACCGATGAGTTTCAACATTTCATGCTACGCGCCGGACGCATCGTTGAGCGCGCACTCTCCGAGAGTGTTGACATTTACACGGATTACATTGGCGCCGGCGACAATGAAGATACGAACGATGAGAAAACACACGCACGATTGTCGCTGAATCGGGTCTTCTACGATGAACGTTGGTCGAAGAATCGTTGCATCACCTGCATGGATTGGTCAACACATTTCCCTGAATTGGTAGCCGCCTCGTATCACAATAACGAGGAGAGCCCCAACGAACCGGACGGTGTTGTTATGGTTTGGAATACGAAGTACAAGAAGCATACACCTGAAGATATTTTCCACTGTCAAAGCGCTGTGATGTCAACATGTTTTGCTAAGTTTAATCCTAATTTAATATTGGGCGGCACTTACTCGGGTCAGATTGTGCTTTGGGATAATCGTGTGCAAAAACGCACACCAATGCAACGAACGCCATTAAGCGCCGCTGCACATACACATCCAGTCTATTGTCTGCAAGTGGTTGGCACACAAAATGCTCACAATGTCATCTCTATCTCTTCGGATGGCAAGCTGTGCTCTTGGAGTTTGGATATGTTATCGCATCCACAGGACACTTTGGAGTTGCAACAGCAACGTCCATCGAAATCGATTGCAGTCACATGTATGGCATTCCCGGCGAATGAGATTAACAATTTAGTGATGGGCAGTGAGGATGGTTATGTGTATTCAG CTTGTCGCCATGGTTCGCGCACTGGCGTAAATGAAGTCTTCGAAAAACACTTGGGACCGGTAACAGGAATCTCCACGCACTACAACCAATCGTCGCCTGATTTTGGACATCTCTTCCTAACTTCCTCCATCGATTGGACTATTAAACTCTGGTCTATGAAG GACACTAAACCCTTATACTCATTTGAGGATAATTCAGACTATGTCATGGATGTCGCATGGTCGCCCATTCATCCGGCACTGTTTGCTGCTGTCGATGGTAGCGGTCGTCTTGATTTATGGAATCTAAATCAAGATACTGAAGTACCCACAGCATCTGTTATGGTTGGTGGTGCGCCAGCGCTTAATCGTGTATCGTGGACACCGTCTGGGCTGCATGTGACCATCGGCGATGATACAGGCAAACTGTACGTTTACGATGTCACTGATCATTTGGCGCAGCCGTCACGTGATGAATGGTCGCGTTTCAATGCGACACTCAATGAGCTCAAAATGAATCAAAGCGATGATgtttaa
- the LOC120773831 gene encoding cytoplasmic dynein 1 intermediate chain isoform X1, producing the protein MDRKAELERKKAKLAALREEKDRRRREKEMKDMEEAAGRIGGGVGIDKDQRKDLDEMLSSLGVAPVSEVLSSLSSVNSLTSDNSNTQTPDASLQANMNGVGGGKKQPLNLSVYNVQATNIPPKETLVYSKQTQTTSTGGHERDVLSCHSSPLSGYMEDWWRPRKAHATDYYDEYNLNPGLEWEDEFTGDDEESSLPHLEHGFTSKLPPGYLTHGLPTVKDVAPAITPLEQKKEQEEKKEIKELSEEQKQMIILTDEFQHFMLRAGRIVERALSESVDIYTDYIGAGDNEDTNDEKTHARLSLNRVFYDERWSKNRCITCMDWSTHFPELVAASYHNNEESPNEPDGVVMVWNTKYKKHTPEDIFHCQSAVMSTCFAKFNPNLILGGTYSGQIVLWDNRVQKRTPMQRTPLSAAAHTHPVYCLQVVGTQNAHNVISISSDGKLCSWSLDMLSHPQDTLELQQQRPSKSIAVTCMAFPANEINNLVMGSEDGYVYSACRHGSRTGVNEVFEKHLGPVTGISTHYNQSSPDFGHLFLTSSIDWTIKLWSMKDTKPLYSFEDNSDYVMDVAWSPIHPALFAAVDGSGRLDLWNLNQDTEVPTASVMVGGAPALNRVSWTPSGLHVTIGDDTGKLYVYDVTDHLAQPSRDEWSRFNATLNELKMNQSDDV; encoded by the exons ATGGATCGCAAAGCTGAGCTGGAACGTAAAAAGGCCAAATTGGCCGCCCTCCGTGAGGAGAAGGACCGTCGTAGGCGTGAAAAAGAAATGAAGGATATGGAAGAAGCGGCTGGACGCATAGGTGGTGGTGTCGGCATTGACAAGGATCAACGAAA agattTGGATGAAATGCTATCCTCACTGGGAGTTGCGCCCGTATCGGAGGTATTGTCATCTTTGTCATCCGTTAACTCTCTAACATCGGACAACTCCAACACTCAAACGCCGGACGCAAGTCTACAAGCAAATATGAATGGTGTTGG CGGTGGCAAAAAGCAGCCTTTGAATTTGAGTGTTTACAACGTGCAGGCCACCAACATTCCACCTAAAGAAACATTGGTTTACTCAAAGCAAACCCAAACCACTAGCACCGGTGGACACGAACGTGATG tTCTTTCTTGCCACTCCTCACCTCTATCAGGATACATGGAGGATTGGTGGAGACCACGCAAAG CTCATGCTACGGATTATTACG ACGAATACAATCTAAATCCGGGTTTAGAGTGGGAGGATGAATTCACAG GAGATGACGAAGAGAGTTCTCTGCCACATCTGGAGCATGGTTTCACTTCGAAGTTGCCACCCGGCTACTTGACGCACGGTCTGCCAACGGTGAAGGATGTAGCACCGGCCATAACACCGCTGGAGCAGAAGAAGGAACAGGAGGAGAAAAAGGAGA TTAAGGAACTTTCGGAGGAGCAGAAGCAGATGATCATACTTACCGATGAGTTTCAACATTTCATGCTACGCGCCGGACGCATCGTTGAGCGCGCACTCTCCGAGAGTGTTGACATTTACACGGATTACATTGGCGCCGGCGACAATGAAGATACGAACGATGAGAAAACACACGCACGATTGTCGCTGAATCGGGTCTTCTACGATGAACGTTGGTCGAAGAATCGTTGCATCACCTGCATGGATTGGTCAACACATTTCCCTGAATTGGTAGCCGCCTCGTATCACAATAACGAGGAGAGCCCCAACGAACCGGACGGTGTTGTTATGGTTTGGAATACGAAGTACAAGAAGCATACACCTGAAGATATTTTCCACTGTCAAAGCGCTGTGATGTCAACATGTTTTGCTAAGTTTAATCCTAATTTAATATTGGGCGGCACTTACTCGGGTCAGATTGTGCTTTGGGATAATCGTGTGCAAAAACGCACACCAATGCAACGAACGCCATTAAGCGCCGCTGCACATACACATCCAGTCTATTGTCTGCAAGTGGTTGGCACACAAAATGCTCACAATGTCATCTCTATCTCTTCGGATGGCAAGCTGTGCTCTTGGAGTTTGGATATGTTATCGCATCCACAGGACACTTTGGAGTTGCAACAGCAACGTCCATCGAAATCGATTGCAGTCACATGTATGGCATTCCCGGCGAATGAGATTAACAATTTAGTGATGGGCAGTGAGGATGGTTATGTGTATTCAG CTTGTCGCCATGGTTCGCGCACTGGCGTAAATGAAGTCTTCGAAAAACACTTGGGACCGGTAACAGGAATCTCCACGCACTACAACCAATCGTCGCCTGATTTTGGACATCTCTTCCTAACTTCCTCCATCGATTGGACTATTAAACTCTGGTCTATGAAG GACACTAAACCCTTATACTCATTTGAGGATAATTCAGACTATGTCATGGATGTCGCATGGTCGCCCATTCATCCGGCACTGTTTGCTGCTGTCGATGGTAGCGGTCGTCTTGATTTATGGAATCTAAATCAAGATACTGAAGTACCCACAGCATCTGTTATGGTTGGTGGTGCGCCAGCGCTTAATCGTGTATCGTGGACACCGTCTGGGCTGCATGTGACCATCGGCGATGATACAGGCAAACTGTACGTTTACGATGTCACTGATCATTTGGCGCAGCCGTCACGTGATGAATGGTCGCGTTTCAATGCGACACTCAATGAGCTCAAAATGAATCAAAGCGATGATgtttaa